Proteins encoded within one genomic window of Festucalex cinctus isolate MCC-2025b chromosome 18, RoL_Fcin_1.0, whole genome shotgun sequence:
- the LOC144006149 gene encoding uncharacterized protein LOC144006149, which translates to MSHKGESSFLPSEEATHAESEEEHDAEQTMSQQVEEEEQGEETGQDTQGQVGADDSQQPPEIRKSGRTRKLTEKGMALLHDKLYDLNTSFVKLYTRWKYHMNGLKRSIKDNDAGDLIDEIINSINSIQVDIDHTYLEIRANSSPEPYIRKMNDTCQAFTKIANLKAQHFINGVDSQDIAWPDSKSVFDSTVSSISSLKTTKSKASSKASTHSSVLSLNAKQAEAEVMATQEVLKIMNAQHQQREEIERLEAENAKKRAHFIAESADRKMNLEKKRREIERLEELKGHVAAQARLKVYSEALQQPCALNPLSEPFIPAHQAPVSQASMKQAKPSQVPHLNKVKTETTLQYPATHTTIPEPTNPIPATQVATSQESSCDLVRILAEAITANRVPIPEPEVFTGDPLKYNDWKLSFSTLIDRKNLPAQEKLFFLRKYVGGTAKKAIEGHFLVATETAYRAAWDILEDRFGNPFIVAKSYREKIYTWQKIGHKDYENLREFVDFLSSVESAMPYIHGLQALNDCVENQRIIVKLPEWLSSRWNREVTIYQDQYNMFPDFQFFVKFLNTETRIACNPITSLYAIKTTEQESSKPLQREQSKSQRSEKVSVKTFTTNASEEKTSLICLFCKKKGHTLHKCRKIMEKAVEERIKFVQLERLCFGCLNSGHISKACTSRSVCDLCGKHHPTCLHQDREKKDQEREESIKQEELNENKGDNHQQSEPTETQQATSNRVIQEKGSIRTSAIVPVYVSSTNEPDKEVLLYALLDNQSDTTFILEDAAETLCAKKMPVKLEVSTMTSKTKLVKSQKVLGLQVRGINSDTKIKLPKTYTRDYIPANRFHIPTSTTAKSWPHLKHLAEEMSPELDCEVGLLIGYNCTQALLPRDVVMGNENQPYALRSVLGWSIIGNSSTDIDYDQEDEIGVSHRIIVKKVVPDTKSSSEIKSEVQFVVRTQVKKAQVHTPKTKEKKSLSNRLQRFSDWKRVGRAIARLKRLAKEVKGLKTRSNEVTTLEEIKNAEQFIIRVVQREAFCDEIKSLAQGKDIQRNKSTELYKLNPFMDSQGILRVGGQLTQATLHPNVKHPAILPKGHHVSRLLIKHCHEKVKHQGRGMTINELHSNGIWILGFPHEVSSFIFKCIKCRKFQKEFMKGKKQEHVKKSGCDFVMNPPASSHMGGICERQMRTLKSVLASLSTSLPQDWTALH; encoded by the coding sequence ATGTCACACAAAGGAGAAAGTAGCTTTCTGCCATCTGAGGAGGCAACCCATGCAGAGTCTGAAGAAGAACATGATGCAGAGCAGACCATGTCACAGCAAGTGGAAGAAGAGGAGCAAGGTGAAGAAACAGGACAGGACACACAAGGCCAGGTTGGTGCGGATGATTCACAACAGCCACCTGAAATTAGGAAATCTGGACGCACACGAAAGCTTACTGAAAAGGGAATGGCTCTGCTACATGACAAATTGTACGATTTGAATACAAGTTTTGTAAAGCTGTACACAAGATGGAAGTATCACATGAATGGTTTGAAACGGTCAATTAAGGATAATGATGCTGGCGATCTGATTGATGAGATTATAAATTCAATCAATTCCATCCAAGTTGACATTGACCATACCTACCTCGAAATAAGAGCCAATTCAAGTCCCGAACCCTACATTCGGAAAATGAACGACACATGCCAGGCATTTACAAAAATTGCAAATTTAAAGGCTCAACACTTCATAAATGGCGTTGATTCACAAGACATAGCTTGGCCAGATTCAAAATCAGTGTTTGACAGCACAGTATCCAGTATCTCCTCACTTAAAACCACAAAGTCAAAGGCTTCTTCCAAAGCTTCTACACACTCTTCTGTCTTGTCTTTAAATGCAAAACAAGCAGAAGCTGAAGTTATGGCTACACAAGAGGTGCTAAAGATAATGAATGCCCAACATCAACAAAGGGAAGAAATTGAAAGACTTGAAGCAGAGAATGCGAAGAAAAGAGCTCATTTCATAGCAGAAAGTGCCGATAGGAAAATGAACctggaaaagaaaagaagagaaaTAGAACGATTAGAAGAACTCAAAGGGCATGTTGCAGCACAAGCAAGACTGAAAGTTTATTCCGAAGCGCTACAACAACCATGTGCACTTAACCCTTTAAGTGAGCCATTTATTCCAGCTCATCAAGCACCAGTCTCCCAAGCTTCTATGAAGCAAGCCAAGCCCAGTCAAGTCCCGCATTTGAATAAGGTAAAAACTGAAACTACTCTTCAGTATCCTGCTACACACACCACTATTCCGGAACCAACCAACCCAATTCCTGCCACTCAAGTAGCAACTTCTCAAGAATCTTCCTGTGATCTTGTGAGAATTCTTGCTGAAGCAATAACAGCTAATCGAGTTCCAATCCCAGAGCCTGAGGTCTTCACAGGAGATCCTCTCAAGTATAATGACTGGAAGTTGTCATTCAGTACTTTGATTGATCGCAAGAACTTGCCAGCTCAAGAAAAGCTGTTCTTTCTGCGCAAGTATGTTGGTGGCACAGCTAAAAAAGCGATCGAAGGCCATTTTCTTGTTGCAACAGAAACCGCATATCGTGCTGCGTGGGACATACTTGAAGACAGATTTGGTAATCCATTTATAGTTGCCAAGTCATATCGTGAGAAAATATACACATGGCAAAAAATTGGACACAAAGACTATGAGAACCTACGTGAGTTTGTTGACTTTCTGAGCAGTGTGGAATCAGCTATGCCATATATTCATGGTCTACAAGCACTCAATGACTGTGTGGAGAACCAAAGGATCATTGTCAAGTTACCAGAATGGTTGAGCTCACGTTGGAACAGAGAAGTCACAATTTATCAAGACCAGTACAATATGTTTCCTGATTTCCAATTCTTTGTGAAATTTCTCAACACAGAGACTCGGATTGCATGTAATCCCATTACATCATTGTACGCAATAAAGACAACTGAACAAGAAAGCTCGAAGCCATTACAGCGAGAACAATCTAAGTCTCAACGAAGCGAAAAGGTGAGTGTTAAAACTTTCACCACTAACGCAAGTGAAGAAAAGACAAGCCTCATATGCCTATTTTGCAAGAAGAAGGGTCATACGCTTCATAAGTGTCGCAAGATAATGGAAAAGGCAGTTGAGGAAAGGATTAAGTTTGTCCAACTAGAAAGGTTGTGTTTTGGCTGCCTTAATAGTGGCCATATATCTAAAGCTTGCACATCCAGGAGTGTATGTGATTTGTGCGGAAAACATCATCCTACATGCCTACATCAAGATCGTGAGAAGAAGGACCAAGAACGAGAGGAAAGTATCAAACAAGAagagttaaatgaaaacaaaggagACAATCACCAACAGTCTGAACCTACAGAAACACAGCAAGCTACATCTAACAGAGTCATACAAGAGAAAGGCAGCATTCGTACCTCAGCTATTGTTCCCGTCTATGTCTCCTCGACAAATGAACCTGACAAGGAAGTTCTATTGTATGCCTTACTTGACAATCAGAGCGATACAACCTTCATCCTGGAAGATGCAGCTGAAACGTTGTGTGCTAAGAAAATGCCAGTAAAACTTGAAGTGTCAACAATGACATCAAAAACAAAGTTGGTGAAAAGTCAAAAGGTGTTAGGACTACAAGTGAGAGGTATCAACTCTGACACTAAAATCAAACTTCCAAAAACCTACACTAGAGATTACATACCAGCAAACAGATTCCATATACCCACAAGCACAACTGCAAAGTCCTGGcctcatttaaaacatttagcagAAGAAATGTCCCCTGAACTCGATTGTGAAGTAGGATTGTTAATCGGCTATAACTGCACCCAAGCCCTACTTCCCAGGGATGTCGTCATGGGCAATGAGAACCAGCCATATGCCCTAAGGTCTGTGTTGGGTTGGAGCATTATCGGCAACAGCAGCACTGACATTGATTACGATCAAGAAGATGAAATCGGTGTGAGTCATCGAATCATCGTAAAGAAAGTCGTACCAGATACTAAGTCCTCTTCAGAGATCAAGTCTGAGGTCCAGTTTGTTGTTCGTACCCAAGTCAAAAAGGCACAAGTTCACACACCAAAGACAAAGGAGAAGAAGTCTCTGTCAAATAGACTTCAAAGGTTTTCAGATTGGAAGAGAGTTGGAAGAGCCATAGCAAGACTCAAACGGCTTGCAAAGGAGGTCAAAGGTCTTAAAACAAGATCTAATGAAGTTACGACACTAGAAGAAATAAAGAATGCGGAACAATTCATAATTCGTGTAGTTCAAAGGGAAGCGTTCTGTGATGAAATCAAGTCTTTAGCACAAGGGAAAGACATACAAAGGAACAAGTCTACTGAGCTTTACAAGCTGAATCCATTCATGGATAGCCAAGGTATCCTGAGGGTGGGAGGACAATTGACTCAAGCCACACTCCATCCCAATGTTAAACACCCCGCTATCCTCCCAAAGGGACATCATGTTTCTCGATTGCTCATAAAGCACTGCCATGAGAAGGTTAAGCATCAGGGTCGTGGAATGACCATCAATGAACTACACTCCAATGGTATTTGGATCCTAGGCTTTCCTCATGAAGTGTCATCATTCATCTTCAAGTGCATTAAATGCAGAAAATTCCAAAAGGAATTCATGAAAGGAAAAAAGCAAGAACATGTGAAAAAATCGGGGTGTGATTTTGTCATGAACCCCCCTGCCTCCAGTCATATGGGCGGCATCTGCGAAAGGCAAATgcggactttgaaaagtgtTCTTGCATCCCTCTCGACCAGTCTGCCTCAAGATTGGACAGCTCTTCATTAA
- the slc8a4a gene encoding solute carrier family 8 member 4a has protein sequence MILQTRTASFAPCVYVSVLLLLLPGVTHVSRGSSSHEDPGSPPGNCTSEDNCSDGVVLPMWNPQNPVVGDKVARAIVYFAALIYMFLGMSIIADRFMSSIEVITSQEKEITIKKPNGETTTTTVRIWNETVSNLTLMALGSSAPEILLSVIEVVGHNFESGALGPSTIVGSAAFNMFIIIAICVYVVPENETRKIKHLRVFFVTGAWSIFAYIWLYLILSVFSPGEVEVWEAVLTFLFFPLCVLQAWIADRRLLFYKYVNKRYRADKNRGIIIESEGDAMFTKMDLEMDGQGVNSHTHPKEALDGMLEGVEEGGGMSAEQDQEEEARREMARTLKELKQRHPEKDMEQLIEMANYQVLVQQQKSRAFYRIQATRMMIGAGNILKKHAADQARKVVSCHEASGQEEDPNTIYLQFDPSHYQCFENCGSLKLSVSRHGGEAGCTVKVDYRTEDGTANAGSDYEFAEGTLVFKPGETTKEFTVGVIDDDIFEEDEHFYVRLSNPRIVHRAEVSILEPRSISSSNSMSSHIPPKAALGGAHTATVTIYDDDHAGIFTFESKSTRVSESVGNMQVKVHRTSGARGKVAVPYHTVEGTAKAGEDYEEVSGKLEFQNDETMKLLNVKIIDDEEYEKNKTFTIILEEPILLEVGQRHGDTNDNKTPVGPEDVAKMGCPCLGEHTSLEVVIEESYEFKSTVDKLIKKTNLALVVGSSSWREQFVSAVTVSAGDDDEEESGEERLPSCFDYIMHFLTVFWKVLFAFVPPTEYWNGWACFFVSISLIGVLTAVTGDLASHFGCTVGLKDSVTAVVFVALGTSVPDTFASKVAAIQDQYADASIGNVTGSNAVNVFLGIGVAWTIASVYWKTRGKSFKVEPGSLAFSVTLFTIMALACVLVLLYRRRPSISGGELGGPRTAKLLTFFLFLSLWFIYILLSSLEAYCHVPGF, from the exons ATGATTCTGCAAACGCGGACTGCATCTTTCGCCCCTTGCGTATACGTCTctgtcctgctgctgctgctcccgGGCGTCACCCACGTGTCCCGAGGCAGCTCCAGCCATGAAGATCCTGGCAGCCCACCAGGCAACTGCACCAGTGAAGATAACTGCTCTGACGGTGTGGTGCTGCCCATGTGGAATCCGCAAAACCCCGTGGTGGGGGATAAAGTGGCTCGAGCCATTGTTTACTTTGCAGCTCTCATATACATGTTCCTGGGCATGTCCATCATCGCCGACCGCTTCATGTCGTCCATCGAGGTCATCACCTCTCAGGAAAAAGAGATTACCATCAAGAAGCCCAATGGCGAGACCACGACGACAACGGTGCGCATTTGGAACGAGACCGTGTCCAACTTGACCTTAATGGCGTTAGGGTCGTCAGCGCCAGAAATCCTACTCTCCGTCATTGAGGTGGTAGGTCATAATTTTGAATCTGGAGCTCTGGGACCGAGCACCATCGTGGGCAGCGCTGCATTCAACATGTTCATCATAATAGCCATCTGTGTCTATGTAGTGCCAGAAAATGAGACCCGCAAAATAAAGCACCTGAGGGTGTTTTTTGTCACCGGCGCCTGGAGCATTTTCGCCTACATCTGGCTCTACCTCATCCTGTCTGTTTTCTCCCCGGGTGAGGTTGAAGTTTGGGAGGCAGTCCTCACCTTTCTCTTCTTCCCACTCTGTGTGCTACAAGCTTGGATCGCAGACCGCCGCCTGCTCTTCTACAAGTACGTCAATAAACGCTACCGCGCTGACAAGAATCGCGGCATTATCATCGAATCTGAAGGGGACGCCATGTTCACCAAAATGGACTTGGAGATGGACGGCCAGGGAGTCAACTCCCACACTCACCCCAAAGAAGCTCTGGATGGGATGCTGGAGGGGGTGGAGGAAGGTGGAGGGATGAGCGCGGAGCAGGACCAAGAGGAGGAAGCTCGAAGGGAGATGGCTCGCACCCTCAAAGAACTGAAACAGAGGCACCCAGAGAAGGATATGGAACAGCTGATCGAAATGGCCAACTACCAAGTCTTAGTCCAACAACAGAAGAGCCGAGCCTTCTATCGCATCCAAGCCACACGGATGATGATCGGCGCCGGAAACATCCTGAAAAAGCACGCAGCCGACCAAGCAAGGAAAGTGGTGAGCTGTCATGAGGCTAGTGGACAAGAAGAGGACCCCAACACTATCTACCTGCAGTTTGACCCCTCCCACTACCAGTGCTTTGAGAACTGTGGGTCCTTAAAGCTCTCAGTCAGCCGGCATGGAGGAGAAGCTGGCTGCACAGTGAAG GTTGACTATCGCACAGAGGATGGGACTGCCAACGCTGGGTCAGACTACGAGTTCGCTGAGGGCACTTTGGTCTTCAAGCCTGGCGAGACCACCAAAGAGTTCACCGTTGGCGTGATCGACGATGACATTTTTGAAGAAGATGAACACTTCTACGTGCGCCTCAGCAACCCGCGCATCGTGCACCGAGCTGAGGTCTCCATCCTGGAGCCACGTTCCATCTCGTCCAGCAACAGCATGTCCTCGCACATCCCGCCGAAAGCCGCTCTGGGCGGCGCCCACACCGCCACGGTGACCATCTACGACGACGACCACGCCGGCATCTTTACCTTCGAGAGCAAGTCGACGAGGGTCAGCGAGAGCGTCGGAAACATGCAGGTCAAAGTTCACCGGACGTCCGGCGCGAGGGGAAAGGTGGCGGTGCCTTACCACACTGTCGAGGGCACCGCCAAAGCTGGTGAGGACTACGAGGAAGTGTCTGGCAAGCTGGAGTTTCAGAACGATGAGACCAT GAAGCTGTTGAACGTGAAGATCATCGATGATGAGGAGTATGAGAAGAACAAGACTTTTACCATTATTTTGGAAGAGCCTATTTTGCTAGAAGTGGGGCAGAGGCACG GAGACACAAATGATAACAAGACGCCAGTCGGGCCCGAGGACGTGGCGAAGATGGGCTGCCCTTGTCTGGGAGAACACACGAGCTTGGAGGTGGTCATTGAGGAGTCCTATGAATTTAAG AGTAcggtggacaagctgattaagaAGACCAACCTGGCTCTGGTGGTGGGGAGCAGCAGCTGGAGGGAACAGTTTGTGAGCGCCGTCACTGTCAGCGCAG GTGATGACGACGAGGAAGAAAGCGGCGAAGAGCGCTTGCCCTCCTGCTTTGATTACATAATGCACTTCCTGACGGTTTTCTGGAAAGTGCTGTTTGCTTTCGTCCCACCCACCGAGTACTGGAACGGGTGGGCCTGTTTCTTCGTGTCCATCTCATTAATTGGCGTCCTGACAGCCGTGACCGGGGACCTGGCCTCGCATTTCGGGTGCACCGTCGGCCTGAAGGACTCGGTCACCGCCGTGGTGTTCGTGGCCCTGGGCACGTCTGTCCCAG ACACATTTGCGAGTAAAGTGGCCGCCATCCAGGACCAATATGCCGACGCGTCCATCGGGAACGTGACGGGCAGCAACGCGGTCAACGTGTTCCTGGGCATTGGGGTGGCGTGGACCATCGCCTCGGTTTACTGGAAGACCAGAGGCAAGAGTTTCAAGGTTGAACCGGGCTCCCTGGCCTTCTCCGTCACCCTCTTCACCATCATGGCGTTGGCGTGCGTGTTGGTGCTGCTCTACCGCCGCCGTCCGAGCATATCGGGCGGAGAGCTCGGCGGCCCACGGACAGCCAAGCTCCTcaccttcttcctcttcctctccctGTGGTTCATCTACATCCTGCTGTCCTCGTTGGAGGCCTACTGCCACGTGCCTGGTTTCTGA